The sequence below is a genomic window from Chiroxiphia lanceolata isolate bChiLan1 chromosome 8, bChiLan1.pri, whole genome shotgun sequence.
AGAAGTGGATGCAGGGTGGGACTTATGGCATGGGAAGGCTGATGGACACAGACTGAAACCCGCAGAGGCTCCTCCAGGTCTGGGAAACTCATTTCGTGGAAGCAGAATGATTCAGGCCAAGTCCCTCCCTTGCTGGAACATTTTGGAGAGGCTCCTCTATGTGACCAGCTCCTTGCTCCCCAGGGaaccaaaaccccacagaaacAAATGCATATATCAGTAGGCTCAGGGGGTCAGGGAcaagccctgggcaggcagccACAGGTCTCTGCAAGGGCAACCCTCCTGCTATTGCAGCTCACCCCTGGGGACGTTTTAGGACACTTGCCCCACATACCAAATCACACAGAACTCCTCCTGCATGTCCTTTGTCTGGCACCTTTGCGTTCTCCTCAGGGGTCCCCACACAAGGGGTGGAATGCAGGGTCACCCCACACAGGGGAGTGGTAGAGAAATGCTCTGGAGGGCAAAGCTGGCAGTGACATCTCTGCCTGCTGTTTGCTGTGCCAGACTGGATGGCTTCACCCAGTGGGGGAGGCAGGTGCCCCTCCCTACCCTCACACCATTAACCTTTCAGCCCCAAAATAAAAGGTTATAAAAAAACAATCAAAGTTCATTACATCCCTTAATGTGTCATTTGCAAGGGAATGAGCTGGTAGTGATAAGGCAACTTTCTCCTGCACAGGAGGGAgtcaggagaggaaaggggaagaactGAGCATCTGGACCTGGCAAGGGTGATAGGGCTCAGCCCCACAATGAGACAGGGTAGGCATGGGGGTGAGTAGAGCTGGACATAGATATGGCAAAGCCAAAGGGAGCATCCCAGAGAAGCCCACAACCACATGATctctggctcagcagcagcaggactggacCTCACCTACCAAAGGGAAAGTGGCAGTGGTTTCACACCAGCACTTCCACCACAGCCCACGGTGCCTGAGGGCCACTGAGACTTGGATGTGCCCATCCCCAGCAGGTGTAGAGGGTCCAGGACACAGCCGAAACCAAAATGACCAGCAGCTCAGGGGAAATGAAATAGAAGCCTTAGTCAGAAGACAGCAAAGGTAGTAGGAGATGGGAAGTTCAGACATTAGTCACAAGGAcaggcaggcagctctgccctgtcagATGCAGGGAGCCGCTACATCACACAAAAGAGCCCAGTGAGAATTTCATTTGACTGGGTTGAACCATGAGGGCATGAGGTTGTGGGAGGACTACAGCTCTGGAGGCATTATTTCAGGAGTTTGCACCTTACTCTTCCTTTTGATGGAAAATCAGGAGCAATTAGACATTTCGGCTGTGTAAAGCTTCACCAACTGAAAGCCTAGTAAAGCCCCAGtctcccagccccaaacccaacaaagtACTCTATTGTCCATATTAGAGATTTGGCTGCAGAGACATCAGACAGCCAGAGGGATGGGGCAAGTGTAATAAATGGCTGCTGGATCACCTCCTGTCCCAGGCACTGACCCAGTGTCTCCCACAGGGTCTGTTTTGTAAAACCCTCCAAGtccagagagaggaaggaggacaCTCTACCCGAATCAAGCTCCCCTGGCCTGCAAAGGCCACCATGAGATGAGCAAGATGTTCATCTCTGGGCCACCATTAGGTGCCCTACTCCCAGCAGTGatgcctcctgccagccctggacCCCTCCCTGATTGCTGAGCACCTCCGAATGCAACTCCAGTGGCACTCACAGAGTGGGGCCGCGagaccagcagctccagcatggGGCCCTGGTCACTCATTTCCTCACCAAATAAGAAGCATACCAGGGAAACAGGATGACTCCAAGTAACCCAACAGTGGGAAGAGCAGGTGCCAGAGCTCCCAGACAGTTACATGTGCTGCTGGGCAAAACAAAGCCCACACTAAAGCATTCACAGGATTGACACCTTTAAGTGTTCCCCACCTTTGGAGTTACCTGGCACTTGTGGCAAAGCTTAAGCTGATGATGAGCAGACCTTGGCATCCTCAGGGAGGCAGATAGCCTCAGAGAAGCAGTTCCACGTTTGGTGGGAGAACAATCCCTCATCACCTCCTGCAGGGAGGGTCTTGGCAGCCCTGGTGTAAGGGCAAGAGAGCCTGGCTGGCTGGCTCTTGCGGGCTGGAAACAAAGCCCCACTCAGACACTCCTGCATACATCaagaaatgtttccttccaGCCTGATCATTTCTAATCCCATCTGCAACCTAATTATTAAAAACCTTCACAACTCAAGAGCTGTAAACACTGTGCCAGGCAGGCGTCCCCAGCAGTAGTGCCAGGCTGCATTTCCAGGAAGCAAATCACACCCTCAAACCCTGAGCtcttttctttaagaaacacGTGAATGCTCTCACTGTGGCACAAAGGAGGagtggaaatactgaaaaaatattaaggacTCATTTGTATTATGCCACTGCACAATGAACGGAGCCATTGTTCCCTACCTGGGCTAACAATGcctttcagaaaacacaaagcactTTTCCCcctgtcctttaaaaaatgtcaaGACCAAGGCTGCTGGAGGAACAGTGAgcagttcagaaaataaaatacaatgaaataaaataaagcagctaACAGATTGTTCAGAGGGTTTTCACACTTGATCTGTAAACGctcttttatttaataaaaataatcatccATTATAGCAACTTCTGCTTGTGGCTtggttgggtgggtttttttttacattaaagcacagtttatttgctttcctCACCTCTTGAGGATTCAGTTCTGAAAATGCAAGTGAATGTAAACATTGCTTTCCAGGTCCCAAGATGCATCTGAGGACCCTTGGAGTTAATTACAAAGTcaaaagagagagcaaaatCAACAGAACACTTctcaaaagtaaaaaagtatttttaaagtctcttccatATGACTCCACAGAAGGCAAATTCATCTTATACATGAAACTTACACAAACTTTGCTTTGTCCAAACAATTTCTATGACTTGTCAGTATTTGATAAAGCTGTTTTCATAACATTAAAAGACTTGCAgactcatttatttttagaaataaaaagttctTCCTATAAGTGTTCTCCAGAAGTTTATTCATGGCACAAGGATGTTAGATTTGTTCTGTccacttttgttttgtttttggtttggggtttttttgttgttgtttgggttttttagcagaaaaagctgaaagCCATCCAGGAAAGAGTGTAAAAGCAGTATTAActctctctcctgctgcaatCTCACAATATTTACAcatgtacttaaaaaaaaaaaagcttaattacactataaaatactggaaaaaatgtCAGTTAGGTTTCCCACTTCAGAGTTTTGCCCTGTATAAGACTGAAAGAGGGATGCCTTAATATGTCCTAGAAAAATGAGACTGGCAGGTTAAAAACTGAACTTTTCCCCCTCTGAGAAAGACGGAACACCCACCGTGCACAAACCCCCTCTTCTCTGCAGGAAATCCCACAGGAGTTAAACTACCACAAATCAACACAGATGAGATAACTTGATATGCAGAGCCCTGttatttgctttgaaatgttaTCTATTTACAGTTGAGGTGGAGGAAGCGAGTGAGCATCGAACACATTTCGGTGCTGCAGACTGGTATAATATCAAACAAGATTAACTCGTGGGGAGCTTGGCTGGGTCCCAAGCCTCACGTTGCAGGGGAGATAGTCTCGGTTGCCTGGGacatccctgcctgcacagcaaaGGCACCGCTCCATCAGGGTCTGCTTTAATGAGTAACGAGGCAGCAGTTGCCATCTCAGCTGTATTGTATCAAAGGCAACACAGCACTCAAACAAAAACAGGTATGATATAAAAAACTAACAACAAAAATAGCCAGTCTGGTGAGGTCTGTGATCCTAAGCTTTAtagccaaaacaaaaaaaatcacattgaaAATTTTAGTAATATTATCAAACTGTCAGGTAGGGGATGGCTCTAGTTGTTCAGTGGTTTTGAGAAAAGGGTTTTTCAGGGGGTGGGAAGAGAGAGACTTTGAAGGTGTCAAGAATTAAAGCATTCACAGTTTCAAAGCTGCTTGCCTTACAAAAATTAAGACATTCAAATTCAAGAATACAATACTGTATTTTACAAGGGGGTCAAAATTCATACATatacaacagggaaaaaaagatacaacAAAATAAAGCCAACACCTCTGGTGTGGCATACTCCCTTTTTGTTGTTCATCTCACAGAGCTGCACACTGTTTGTCTTTAAAGAGTCAAACTGAGCAGTCATGAAAATATCCACTGAGAGATTCcggcaaaaataaaaaaaaaaaacctaacaaaataaaccaagcaAGTCAAAGGCCATCCTCCCCTGGAAAGCCAAATGCCACAGCTCGGACCTCCACttgcctgctgctcctcactgctgcttcccagcacttCCATAGGCTCCTCTCGGGTTTTAAAGGCTTCCTGCTCACAAGCTAAAGGAAACCATCCCATGCAAGCACAGCCCGAGAGAGACATGCTTACTCTCCTACAAAGTCTTGATTAGTCCTGCCCACAGCAAAGGCTCCTTCAAACAATCCTTTTCCTCTCTATCCTGCAGAGGATCCTTTTGAAGGCCCGCCTGAAGTCATGGTTGAAAATGGTATAGATGACGGGGTTCAAGGAGCTATTGCAGTAACCGAACCAGAAGAAGAACTTGAAGAGGGTGCcgggcacagagcagctctcacAGACGGCCGTCAGCGTGTAGGTGAAGAAGAAGGGGAACCAGCAGATGACAAAGACCCCAATCACCACGGCGAGCACAAAGGTGAAGCGCTTCTCCCGGTtctgcctgcccctccaccGGGATCCTTTGGTGTTCCTCTCCTCCTCCGTCTTCCTGGGCAAACTGTCCCCAGGCTTAATTTGGCTCAGCTTAGTCTTGGTCTTTCCTCTCGACGGTCTCTCTGACTTCTTACACTGGTTGTTCTCCTGGTGCTCGGAGGAAGAGGTCTCCTCCATGTCTATGCCATTgacctctccctcctgcccaccaCTGCCTCCTGCCGCCTTCTCCCCGttgagctgtgctgtggctggCAGGTCCTCCTTGTCAGTCAAGCCATTCTGCTTCTTCTCAGGGCGCTCTGCTCGCTTGTTCGGTGGTACCCTGGTTCGCCTCTTGGCTATCTGGTAGATGCGCACGTAGACCAAGATCATGATGAGGCAGGGGGCAAAGAAGGAGCCAATGCTAGAAGAGATGATGTACCACTTCTCATCATTGATCTTGCACTCTGCCACCCCCTGGTCAGCCTGCTGCCCGCTCTTCTTCTCGATGGAGATGAGTGGTGGGAAGGAGATGACAGCCGAGATGACCCAGACAATGAAGATGATGCACTTGATGCGGCGTGGGGTGCGCTTGAGGTTGTACTCGATGGCTTGTGTGATGGACCAGTAACGGTCCAGGCTGATGGCACACAGGTGAACGATGGAGGAGGTGCAGAACAGCACATCCAAGGCCAGGTAGATCTCGCACCAGACTTTACCGAAGTACCAGTACCCCATCACCTCATTTGCCAGTGAGAAGGGGATGACCAGTGTGGCCACCAGGATGTCAGCCGAGGCTAAGGAAACCAGGAAGAGGTTCTGGGGGGCTTTGAGCGCCCGGCTGGTGAAGACAGCGATAATGACCAGGACGTTGCCGAAGACAGTGAAAAGCATGAGCAAGCCGGCCAAGCTGATGAGAGTGATGGTGGCGTGCAGAGGGTACGGCgtgccccagcccggcccggccccgctgtCGTTGTAAGTCCCGTTGCTGCCGGGAGGCGGGtagccctcctcctcctccagctgtcGCTGGTACTCCATGGAGGAGAAGAAGTGGCCCCTCTCCGTGAACGGGCGCTCCAGGTTAAACATCAACGCCGGCTGCGCGGACACCCCCGCCCTTCGCCCCGGCTCCACCCGCGCCGCGCCCGGCTCCAAGCCCGGCTCCAAGCCTGGCTCTCCGCGTCCTACTGTGCCGCCGGCCGGGGCGGAGCGGCGcgccgggggccggggggctgcgggcgcCCACCGCGCATGCTGGGCGCTGCCGCCGGGACCCTCcgagcgcggcggggcggggcggagcggggccggggctgggacTGCAGCCGCCGCGGCTGCTCTGCTTCGCTCGTCGCCGAGCCGCTTTATAGCCCCGGATcgggccggggctgccgcgTCAGCCCCACGTGGGGAGCTGCCCCCGGTGCGCGCACACGCACAGAAAAAcccacactcacacacacagacagactcGCACACCGCGCACCCGCGCCCCGACACGGACACTCGCGCCCACCGCCCCCCGCACGCTCCCCTCGCTCGGCTCTCACGCCCGCCCGCTCCGCGCACACACCGCACCCGCTCTCCAAGCGGCCCCGCCTGCATTCGCACCCTCGCTCGCCCCCGGCGCCTCAGCGCACACACACGCACCCCGCGGTCCCCGT
It includes:
- the ADRA2A gene encoding alpha-2A adrenergic receptor, coding for MFNLERPFTERGHFFSSMEYQRQLEEEEGYPPPGSNGTYNDSGAGPGWGTPYPLHATITLISLAGLLMLFTVFGNVLVIIAVFTSRALKAPQNLFLVSLASADILVATLVIPFSLANEVMGYWYFGKVWCEIYLALDVLFCTSSIVHLCAISLDRYWSITQAIEYNLKRTPRRIKCIIFIVWVISAVISFPPLISIEKKSGQQADQGVAECKINDEKWYIISSSIGSFFAPCLIMILVYVRIYQIAKRRTRVPPNKRAERPEKKQNGLTDKEDLPATAQLNGEKAAGGSGGQEGEVNGIDMEETSSSEHQENNQCKKSERPSRGKTKTKLSQIKPGDSLPRKTEEERNTKGSRWRGRQNREKRFTFVLAVVIGVFVICWFPFFFTYTLTAVCESCSVPGTLFKFFFWFGYCNSSLNPVIYTIFNHDFRRAFKRILCRIERKRIV